The Curtobacterium herbarum genome contains the following window.
GCGACACGGGGCCGGCGCGCCCAGCCCGCCTACCCCGGCCTACGCCCTACCCCCGGCACCGGCCCCCCGGCCCACCCCCGGCACCCGGCGGGACGCCGAACGCCGCCCCGGAGGACGGCGTTCGGCGTGACGGGAGGAACGTGCGGACTCAGCCGACGCGGTGCAGCCAGACGACGGGGTTGCCCTCGGCGGCGTGCCGGAACGGCTCGAGTTCGTCGTCCCACGCCTGCCCGAGGGCGAGCCGGAGCTCCCGGTGCAGTTCGAGGGCGTTGCTGCCGGCGATCTCCATCGCGTAGCGGATCCGGTCCTCGGGGACGACCATGTTGCCGCTGACGTCGGTCTGCGCGTAGAACACACCGAGGTCGGGCGTGTGCATCCACCGGCCGCCGTCGGCCTCGGTGGTGGCGTCCTCGGTGACCTCGAAGCGCAGGTGCTCCCACCCGCGCAGCGCAGAGGCGATCGCCGCGCCGGACCCGACCGGTCCGGACCAGGTGAACTCGGTACGGCGCGAACCGTCGAGTGCGGGCTGATCCAGCCACGAGAAGTTCACGGCACGGTTCATCGCGCGACCTGCCGCCCATTCGACGTGTGGGCAGAGCGCGCGTGGTGAGGAGTGCACGTAGAGCACTCCTGACGTTGTCCCAGTCACGATTCCTCCGATCGTCAGGTGCGACTTCCCCATCGACCTGTACAGCGGAGGACCCGTTCGGGCCATCGGTATGCGATTGTGATGTCCCGGAGGACACGCTCATCATGC
Protein-coding sequences here:
- a CDS encoding DUF3145 domain-containing protein, whose protein sequence is MGKSHLTIGGIVTGTTSGVLYVHSSPRALCPHVEWAAGRAMNRAVNFSWLDQPALDGSRRTEFTWSGPVGSGAAIASALRGWEHLRFEVTEDATTEADGGRWMHTPDLGVFYAQTDVSGNMVVPEDRIRYAMEIAGSNALELHRELRLALGQAWDDELEPFRHAAEGNPVVWLHRVG